Below is a genomic region from Brassica oleracea var. oleracea cultivar TO1000 chromosome C9, BOL, whole genome shotgun sequence.
ATGTTACAGAGTTGTTCACCTCAGCATTCCGAGTCTAATGATCTGACACCAGTTTGAGACTGGGCGTTATGGACGTCTGAGAAGAGGCTTATGTTTGCATTAGTGCTATGAGTTTTCCTTTTTGTTTTTCAATTTATGGATTTTAGTTCGTTTTCGGGTTTCTTTAAACCTTTTTTTTATTTGTTGTCCAATTTGTTTGAACCATGGTATTTCAAGCCTCTGCTCTTTATGAATTTCTATTTCTTGTGCTTACTCAGTTTTTGTCTTTATTACTATGTTCAATTGATTAGGTTGAAATCAGTTATACAATCTTTACAAGTTTGCAAATCACCACCCTGCAGTTAATAATCTAAATTGTCTATTCCTAATGGTATTGTGGTACGATTATAAACCAGAAGTTCAATCCTAGCGATGCAACCAACATGGACGACACATTCAACACGAGTTAGATAGTCTTCTATAGTTTAGACAGTATAGAATACTAACCTCTATTCACTGCATTTGATGGTAAAAAGATTTTTCTTGCTTTTTTCCATAGTACAATCCATGATGACTGAGGATGACCCATTACAGCGAGATCAGTAGTTAACATACATGAAACAAAACAGTTCCCCAGTTTTGTAAGTAATCAACATTATAATGAGCCAGTTTCAAGGCTCTTCAGCGCGCGCCACGTCAGTATTTTGTGGGTTCCACCTTTAAAAAAGTGAAAAAATGTCAAGCCCATGGCTCGAACCCGTATTATTGACGTATAAACACCAACATTTATACCATTAAACTAAAGGATACTTTGTACATTAATGGCTGAAACTAATATATATTTATGAAGTCGGTTTAATAATGTCCCACAAATAAATAAAATGATTTACAAATCACGTTCTCTATTATTTGCTGATTGATTTGTGGGCTTATTTTTTAAACTCGCTAGCCCATCTATTACATCAGCTTATACATTTGATTAAAGCCTAAACCTATCTTAATAAACCATAAAACTGGCCCTAAAAAACCTGCAAGTCGTCAGCTCTTCGTCTTCGACTGAGACCTATGGTTTTCCCAATCCTGCGTCTCCCCTCCAATACACAGACGCTACTGTCTAAACTTCTCCAATCAAATCCATGGAACTCTTAGTCTCCCTCTATCTCTTCATCTCCCCCTCTTTATGCACACCATCAAAAACGTTAGCATCTCATAACTGATACGAACGGCTTCGCTATATATAGGTCATGCTAGATCCAGGAGTCCAACCTCTCATATCTACGAGCACTTTTTTTTTCAATTGTTGAGCATGTCTGTCTCTGATGCTATTGCCGTCCTCCCCACCACCTTCAACGCTCTCCGCCTTTGTCGGTCTTCTCAAGTTTGTTGTTGGCCGTCTCCTCAGCTACTGGGATCCCCGTAACATCAATAAAAATGGTGAATTTATGGGAATCACCCTCCTTTTGCTAGAAGAAAAGGTACNNNNNNNNNNNNNNNNNNNNNNNNNNNNNNNNNNNNNNNNNNNNNNNNNNNNNNNNNNNNNNNNNNNNNNNNNNNNNNNNNNNNNNNNNNNNNNNNNNNNNNNNNNNNNNNNNNNNNNNNNNNNNNNNNNNNNNNNNNNNNNNNNNNNNNNNNNNNNNNNNNNNNNNNNNNNNNNNNNNNNNNNNNNNNNNNNNNNNNNNNNNNNNNNNNNNNNNNNNNNNNNNNNNNNNNNNNNNNNNNNNNNNNNNNNNNNNNNNNNNNNNNNNNNNNNNNNNNNNNNNNNNNNNNNNNNNNNNNNNNNNNNNNNNNNNNNNNNNNNNNNNNNNNNNNGTACAACTGTGTTTCAGACTGCCAGCAGCAACAAAATTCCAGACGTGGATTACCAATCTATACTACCAGCAGCAACTGTTAGCCACACGGTTCATGTGCCCAGGAGAGCCAAAGAAGTTGATGAAGCAATGCCAAGCTTTGAAAACGAAGAAAAGAGGCAGTGAATGATTGTTTCAAGTCCATCAAACTGTCATTCCCACTTAGCTTATGTGTCAATGAAATAACCATTTTCGTATGTTTTTTCCTACTTTCAACTTTGGTTGTCTTTAATTATCTGCAAACTATTTCCCACCAGGAGAAGAGTTACTTGGTTTTTAAATAAAGGGGAACGTTGATGGATCTTTGCATTTCGTGAAAATAAGCATGGCTTTTGCTTCATGCATGAGAACATGTTCAGATAGTTACATGGCATCGACGTTAAACAATGCAACAAAGAAACCAACTAAAATCCAATAGCCACCAAAACAAAACAAAAACCCCAGAAAAGGTGACACAAGCACACCATCATATGTTCCTCGGTGGGAATTGGGATGCAGACAACTAAATACAAAAATTATATATGTATCAACTGGTCTTCGTTCACAAAGCGTCCTACACGTAATCAACAACAAACAGCTGCCTTCCTACTAATTCCACCGCCTCCGACCCTCTGCTTTGCCAAATAACTGCACGCACCAACACAAGTGTAAGAACAACGTAACTAACAGCGCTAACACTAAGTAAAACTGAACAACAATAGCATATACAAATAACCTGTTTAGGACCAAGACTTTTTTTTTGTCCGTGGCATAAAAAGGACAGTAAATATCCTGAAGTTCACTAACCAGGGGATTAATCTGTTTAGGACCAAGACTGTTTTTTTTTGTCCGTGGCATCTCTCATGCAAGCTATTTACACTTCAGCAGGGATACCAGTTGAGCCCTGAAAACAAACAGGAAGATGACATTATATTCGTACACAATGTAACTTCTCACTGAGATTTTTCATCCCTAATCAATTGCGGTTACCTGAAGAAGCAGCCAACCAGGTTTGACGGGAATCTCAACCTCTTTAGGAGAAGTATTCGAGCAGGTTGATTCTCATAACATACTTGAAAAGGCCTGCAACGTTTAAAAAGATACACAATGATTCATATGTCTTACTGTATTGTGAGATAATAATTTGGTAAACATAAAATTGAAAGGTTGAGATTGATAGTTTACGAATCTCAAATACAAAGACTAAGTTTTCCCAAGAAGCCATTTAAATATCCTCCGCAAATGGCTGATCTAGAATTAGAGAAGAGAAATATATCAACATGAGAAAGAAATAAATGATTTTATCAGCGAACGAATCCCTAATCGTTAAATATGAAAATGCCTAAACATAATTTTCAAAAAAAAAAAAAAAATGTCTAAACACAAATTTTGAAAACCAAACCTTTATTCGAGTAGATTGATTGCCCCCTAGAACAGAGTGAACTGTTTTGATAAACACAAATCTTTCTTTTGGTCTGGTTTCCGAAAAAGGATCTTCCAAACAAATTTCGGCCTGATTAAACATCGAGGAAGAAGAACTAAGACACACCGACAAATAAATAAAATACAAAATCCTTTAGTTTTTAACATGATTTTACATTATTTTGTTACATACTTAGTTTGTAATGGGCTTTATTATTAATATTTTAACTAGGCCTTTTCACTTAAATGTTTTTGGGTTTTTAACTTAAGAAACCTAACTTTATCTTCTAAACCATTTTTGACAAAAACAAATCTTCGATATGTTTAACATCAAAATCTCACTTCAGCATTAGCAAATCATATTATACACGCAACAACACATTATTAAAAATAAAAACATTTAATATATTAATTTATTTTATACTATTACATAACACAATAAAACATCAGATAATGCTTTCACAAATAAATATTGACCACATAATCACATCATCAAAAAATTATATTTAAGAACAATAAAATAATATTATACGCAAAATACGGACACCCCCTTTTTATTATTAAAAGATAACAACCTAAGCTTATAAATTAAATTAAAACGTATCTAATGTGATTTTAAATATAATAATATACCAAATTTCCTATAAAACAGGAAATCAACCAATTAAACCCATAAAGTTTAAATATATATCTTGCCGTAGAAAAAAAGAAGAAGAAAGTTTGAGTATATACCTTATCACATCGAATATATAGAAGGTATAAATTTCAGCAAAAATAAAAACTGAAAATAAGGATTATCTAAAAGTTCGTCAGACATTAAGAAGACACTCATACGTCTTCTTCGAAAACTCTTATGTCATCATTAATCCATCCAAATCCGAAGTTCAGGGTTTCTTAATTTATAAGTAGAAATAAAAATTATATATATAAATTATTTTATGTATTATATGTTCTTACATATTATGAAATAATAAATTTATATTGAATAATTAAAAGTCAGTAAATATTACATATATAATTAAATTGGTGCGAACGTATAAATCAATTTTATTAATCCAATTTTTTTTTAAATTTGATAGGATATGAAATTAAATGTAAATGATATTAACATACATAATATATTTTTAATATCAATGTCTATTAAATGATGATTTATACTCATATGTTTTTTTGATCATGTGTATCTTTAATAGCAAAAGCTTTAAATTACTGATAACAAAATTTTCATTGTGGAATTAATAATTTTAGTAATTTATAATTTAAAAAATTATCAATGTTAGTTCAAAACTTTTATCAAAAAAAATTATTGAAAGTAAATTTTGAAACTAAAATATTTATTTATTCAATATGGTTTATAGTTTAATTTAGAATGATATATATATATTAAATCTTAATGATTAATTAAATTAGACTTTTACTTATATGACTTTTACTTATATGATTTTGTAATCATTTGTATTTTGTATAAAAAAAATTTAAACCATGGATCGCAAATTTTGAATGTGAGACTTTTAACAGTTTTAGTAATTTATAGTAATTTTTTTAAATTCAAAATGTAACATATACAGAAAAATCTAAATTTTTATAATACGGTTATTGTGATTTTTTTTAATTTATTTTAATAGTTTAAAATTAAACAAATTTGATAGAAGATACCCTATTTTTTATCAGATCTTTATTATTCAAAATCATTAATTGTCATATATACTTTAGCCACTAGGCAATTCCGTAATCTTTATTTAAGAAAATAATAAATGACATTAATAATGAAGTTATGGTTAGTTTAATAAAAAACTTATTATATAATTAGATAGACTAACCAATTTCTCTAATAATTTTAAGAATCATCCTAGTGAAGACATGTGGCTACAAAAAGAAGTTGTAATGTTTCTCAAATAATATATAGGGGATTGCATAATATTTTTTTAACATACCAATCTAACAAAATCTTACAAATATAAGTTATTACATAATATTTGCTTAACATACCAATCTAATATACCAATTTCTTAAGTAATAATAAAATATATTATAAATTAATATTCACTAAACATATATTATAAAAAATCATATAGTATTTTTATATAAATTTTATAATTATAGTTTATATTATATTCCAATAAAAATACTATATGAATTAAATATGACAAAATTCTATTAAATTAGTAAATTAACCTATTTTATTATTAAAATGCTTTTATTTAAATAATCATTTATCATTCACTGCTTATATCTTATTTACAAAATATGCTATTAGAAAAATTTGAAATTTTAATAATTCATTAAATATATTAGTGAGAAATAATTTTAATTACAATTTATTGTTTATTTTAATTATTAAAAATCATGTTGTTGCTAAAGATAAACCATAAATGTTAAAATATTATTTTTTGAAATGCAACACCAAAAACAAATTTTATTGTAAAAAAACAAAAGTAATATATTATTTTGAAATTTTTATTTAATAACAAAAAATAGAAAAATTAATATCATTACATCAAAAAATATCATACATCAATAAATTTACTAACATAATAAGGATATATTATTTAAACAGAACAATGTGTTTACTTATAAAATCCCACAATATTAATATTATAGATGTTAAGTTATTTTTTAAACACAACATGTAAGTATCCTAAACAAATATCTTTCTATTGTATAACTAAATAAATTTTAAAAATGTAGTATGTACAATAACAACTAAATAAATTTTAAAAATGTAGTATGTACAATAACAATTAATAACAAAATAAAATGAATAAAACATATCGTCTAATAAAAAACATAATCAATAAGATTATAGTTACACACTATATAACGATAAAATATAAATCATATATTATTAAATTTTATAATAATATCAAAGTTATACATTTATGAAATGAAAAATATACCCGCACGTTCATCTTAAAACTTTGCGTGTAATCTTTGATCTCTGTGGATTCGATCATGTATTCTTATTGCACATTTTACTATGCACTTGGAATTAGATATCTAAACTATTAAAACGAGTACAAAAAAAGAATAGTCCTTTGTTTTCCTCAAAGTTTACCATTCGATGCCACTGCATTAAACGCAGTCGTTTCTCATAGTTTTATAAACTGTTTAATTACTAAACCATTACTAAACAACCATCTCAATACAATCTCTACTTTCCTGCATATTTTCCTGCATATCGTTCATAAACCATTTAATAACTAAACCATTAATAAACCATAACATTAGAAAACCATCTAAATACAATTCTCTACTTTCCTACATGTTGTTGTATAAACTTTGGTTCCTCTTGGTCTACAGAATCAGAATAGTCAATAGATACATTCCTACATACCTTTTTAATAATTTTAGTATATTATAGGGCTGTTCAATATGGCAAAACCGAACCGTACCGAACCGAACCGAACCGAAATAGATAATATGGTTTGAATTTGGTATATACCATACAAACCGAATGGATATGATTTTTAAAAAACCGTAGGATTTGGATATGGTTCGGTATATAACCGATAAAACCGAATAAACCGAATAAAACCGATCAAAAAATAGAAACATGTAAATATGTATATATTTTATAACAACGTATGAAAATCATAAGTTAATTTTTTTGCTAATAACTATTACTATATTTTTTACAGTAATAAAACAGTCCTGATTTGTAAAACACTTGAACTATAATTAAATAACAATTCATCGCAAACACGCTTCTTATTTTCTTAGTCTTCTTTTGATCTTTTTGCTTTAATTTAGCATTGACTAAATTGAAATAAAGATTATAAATTTGATGATAACAATTAGTGGAAATTCTTCACAATTTTCTTATTTTTTGTGCTTCGTGCTTCTGTTTTATTTTTTGTTTTTTTATTTTTATTATCAAAATTTTGAGCTTTGATTTTAATTATAGATTTGATTATTTTATTAGATGATAGAAACATTTTTTATTTTTGTTCTTTTATTTAAACTTATAATATTTTTTAATAAATGAATGTGTTGACAACAAGACTCTAAAATTCATATAATATGATCCCAAAATAAAGAATTTTATTTTTTGGTATAAAACCGAATAAACCGAAAACCGACGGTATATAAACCGAACCGAACCGAAGTAAATATGGATTTAGAATGGTAGTTATATTTTACTAACCGAAATACCGAAAAACCAAAAAAACCGAACCGATATCCGGATTGAACACCCCTAGTATATTACGATAAGTTTTTAATAAATGAATGAATTTGGAAATATATTCGAAGAGTATATTCGATTTTTAATACTAGAAGATCATAACTAACTTAATCTTTCGTCATTATATGGCATTTACCCTAGTATTTCCTAAGTAGCTATATATATCTCCTCCTAAAATGTCTACTATCACTACTTTTACTCCTCTCACAAAACTCAGGTCTTATAAGAATAACTGGCAAGTTCAAGTTAAGTGCTTATATTCGTGGAGGCAGAACATACATCGTTTGGAGATACCGTTGAAATGGTTTTGACAGACGAATGGGTAAATCAAACTTTATAAACGTTTGTTGCATTATAACAGTTCACTTCTTTAACCATTATATAATTTTACCATGTTTTTTTTGTAGGGTAACACAATCCGTGCTTCTTGCAAAACAAAATCTCACATATACTGTGTTCAACGTGAGCTATATGCGGCTGTTTCTAGAGCCACTTCTAAAAAATGATTGAAATTCTAATTTTAGACAGAAGATGGCAAACCTCAGAAAAAACTATGAATATAGTTTTCAAAGAAGTTTTCGACAACTTTTAACAGCCACATAGGTCATAAGGTATGTATTTTTGTTAGTTATGCATTTGTGAACAAACAAAAAAAGCATTACTGCAGATATATGGAGTAATGCATTTTTTGTTTGTTCACAACTGCATAATTCACTGCAGTAAATTTTGCAGTGGGGTTGAAGATGCTCTTATACGTTTATGTTTGGATGTATTCTTTAAAAAAAATTGTGTTTGTATTGTATATATATCTAATAAAGAATTAAAATGAATTTGCTGTTTGCTCTATATGCAGATTTGCGTCATTCATTCAAATTGCGTTTGGAAGAATTCTTGCTAGTTCAGAAAGTTTATTTTTGTTTATGCAAACAACATTTGTTTTATTTTTCAAACATTCATTTCAATAAGATTGTAGTTCTTTTCATTTGGAAAAATGTGAGAGTTCTCTTTGGTCATTTACAATATCAAATTATATATGCTCTTATATAAGACTATCATTATCATCAACACCGTTATGGATCATTCAGACAAGTAAAAACAAACATCTAAACTTAAGGTAGGGTTCTTCAATCTAATAACTTATTCTAGACTATCGTACTTTCTTTTCACATTACATTCTTGACACAATAGATCAATAATTACTAACCGTATTATAAGTTTGGTATCCCGTCAATGTTGTTGTCCAAACGAAACAGCTTGATTTTTGGTACTTGGTTCTCTCCACGTCCAATATCATGCGACAAATTTAAAAAAGTTAATATCATTATATGATGATTGTTTAAAAATCATGAACAAATTAATGAAACTTATGAAACAATCATATCAAAACTAAGAACCCGTACATTTAACTTTGACTAACTGATTATTGTGCTTTCCCGTTGCTCTGTGATGTTACAACTGATTCTCACCTCTTTCTTCTTCGCCATGTCTCCGCCTGAACTTTTCTATATATCACGTCTGTCCCATCTCCCTCTGTTTCTCCATAAATAGTGATTCGTCTATATTACTAATACATGGTGCCTGAAAAGTAATTACGTCTTCAAATATTAAGTATGCTCAGAACAATAATATTTATTAAAGAAATCAATCATTTTAACAGACCTTTGAGAATCAAGTCAATCTGACTTCTCTAATTAACAATTTAAAAAGAAGCCAATTTGCTAACTCATTCCATCCTGTTCTTGAGCTAATTATAGAGCTAGAATGTGTGAATGAATTTTATGTTATGGTAGAAGGCTTTACATCTCAATATATACAGAGTCTACGGTACTCATATCAGACTTATAAGGAAAGAATATATTTACAATATAATCATATTAACTCCTATACGCCCCTGCAAGATAGACGACCGGTAGTTGCGAGAGGCCAATCTTGTTCATGTGACCATGTAGCAGAGACCGAGATACTGGCTTTGTGAGAGCATCTGCTAGTTGGTCTTACGAGGAGACATGGGAGACTCAAAGGAAACCTAACTGAACAAATTGTCTGGTGAAGTGGTAGCTGAGAGCTACATGTTTCATTCTTGAGTGAAAGATGGGGTTTGCGCAGAGGTATGTAGCTCCGACGTTGTCGCAATAGATGACAGGTTGAGACTTGGAGGAGATACCAAGTTCTTTGAGTAGCGCATGGATCCAAATTAGTTCAGAGGCTGTGTCTGCAACCGCTCTGTACTCTGCTTCAGTGGAGGATCTTGCGACTGTCTTCTGTTTCTGTGACGTCCACAAGACTGGATCGGAACCAAGATAGATTATGTTGGCTGTTGTTGAGGTGTAGTCATCTCTGTTGCCAGCCCAGTCTGCATCAGAGAAGGCATGGAGATTAGGTGTGTTGTTGGTGTGAAAGAAGATGCCTCTGTCTATTGTGCCTGAGAGATAACGTAGTAGCCGCTTGACAGCTTGCCAGTGGATGTCAGTGGGACGATGCATGAATTGAGAGAGTTTGTTGACTGCAAAGGCTATGTCTGTGCGTGTGAACTGAAGATACTGCAGTGCTCCAACTGTTGTTCTGTAGATCGTTCCATCAGTTAGACTTGTGCCAGAGAGTAGAGTGAGATGCTCATTCGTTTCCATCAGGCTGGCCACAAGTTTTGCATCTTTCATCTGTGTACGCTCTAGAAGATCATTTATATATTTTGTTTGGGTGAGAAGGAGGCCTGACTTGGAGCGTGTTGCTTCGTTTCCCAAGAAGTAGTTCAGGTCACCGAGGTATTTGAGAGAGAAGCGATTGCTCAGGAGCTCGATGAACTGTTGAACACGCTTGGGATCATTGGCTGTGACAACAATGCCATCTACATAGACTAGAACCTACAGAAGGATACCCGAGGAGCACATGATGAATAGAGCAGCATCTGAGAGTGAGTTCTTGAAACCAGAGGCAATGAGGAAGTTGCCAAGCTCTTCATACCACACACGTGGGGCTTGTTTGAGGCCGTATAAAGCTTTGCGAAGCTTGCAGACATAGTGGGGACGGTCCTTGTCAACAAATCCAGCCGGTTGAACCATGTATACATCGTTGCCTTGGAGGAATGCATTGTTTACGTTAAGTTGACGAAGTGGCCACCCGCGAGAGACTGCAATGTCACGCACTATGCGAACAGTGGTGTGCTTGAGAACTGGACTAAATGTTTCTTTGTAGTCTAGACCTTGTCGCTGGTGATACCCTTTTCCAACCAACCTTGATTTTAGTTGACGCACCAAGCCATCTGGATTCCATTTTATGCGATAGATCTATCTGTTCCAATATGAGATTATACTTTGGGTCTGGCGGAATGAGATCCCATGTATGTTCTCTCAATTGAGAATCCACTGAGAGCTAGATCATCACGCAGAGCTAAGTACTCACCACCATTGTCTGAGTAGAAAGTCTTGAGCTTGTGATTGAATTTGTTTTCAACCACAGCCTTCCACCGTATGAAGATATGGCAGACATCAGACTTGTTTCTGAGCGGGTAGAACCAAACATAATGAGTGAAGTGATCAACAAATATGACGTAGTATTTATACCCGTCAACAGAGTACATTGGTGACGTCCATACGTCGGAAAAAACAAGCTCAAGAAGATGAGAGGAGGTGAGAGATGTTTGAGAGAATGGAGTTTTGTGGCTTTTTGAGACTAGACAATCTTTGCAATGGAAATTTGAATTTTTATTAGAAATAGGAAGCATAAACTTGGAAACAACATTGTTTAGAATAGTGATTGCTGGATGTTCAGTTTTTCCGCCAAAACCGCAAAATTGAGTTTTTCCGCCAAATAAAAAATCGAGTTTTTCCGCCAAAAAAGTAAAATCTAGTTTCCCCGTCAAAATCAGAAAATCAAGTTTTTTTGCTAAAATCTTTATATCGAGTTTTTCCGCCACAACCACAAAATCGAGTCTTCCTGTCAAAATCGCAAAATCGATTTTTCCTGTTAAAATCAGAAAATCGAATTTTTCCGCTAAAATCTTAATATCGAGTTTTCTGCCAAAATTGTAAAATCAAAATTTTATGCCAAAATCACAAAATCAACGTTTTGGCCAAACCCGAGTTTTTTTCGCAAAAACACAAAAACTGAGTTTTTTTGCAAATACAAAAAAAAAATGGATTTTTTTCGCCAAAACTACAATAAAAATTTCTGCCAAAACCGTAAAAACAAAATTTCCCGCAAAATCTTATTTTCCATGAAACCACAAAACAAGATTTCCCGCAAAATCTTATGAGTTATGAAATTATGTATGAAGTTATGCTATTTATGTGGTCTTTTGAACTTATGTATTGTTGTACTTATAGATTTATGGATGAATTTTAGTCTTATAAACTTGTATTTGTAGGCTTATAAATTTGAAATTTAAATTTTTTTTATATGGTTCATTATGGACCCCATGGCGACCCAGGTAAACATGGGTGTTAGTGGGTTTGGTCGTTAATGGACATGGTCTTTAAGGGACATGATCCATAATGGACATGATCTCTCTCTGTCTACAAACAATAAATGGACAAATGGATACGGGCTAAAGAACGTGAGCGAGCCCAGTTTAAAGCTCTATGTAGGCATGGGCGTTCGGGTCTTCGGATTGGGTTCGGACAGGTTCCTTTTGGGTCTGTGTCCTTCGGGTCCTAAACATTTAGACTCAATAGGCACTTAGAAATTTTTGGTTCGGATTCGGGTCGGTTCTTCTCGGTTCCGGGTCTGTTAGGGTCTATAATTAAATACCCATAAAATATCCGCAATTGTTTTTGGATCCATATGGGGTCCGGTTCGGGTTCGGGTATTTAGGTTCTGAAAAGGACATGACACATCCAACTCCATCAAATTTAGTCGATATATCTAAAATTATACAAAATAACTTAATGTAACTATTAATAATTAAAAAAAAAAATTTAAGCTCAAAATTTTACATTTTAAAGCGTCATATTACTTAAAAAATATTACAAAATAATAACAAATATTGTTAACAAAAGATATTTCAACTAAATCATCAAATAATATATATAAAATAGAACACAAAAAATCATAGTTTTGGATATACATGTTTTTTAAGTCGTGTACAGATCGGTTCTTATCGGCTCGGGTCTATTCGGATCGGTTCTTTTCGGGTCCGGATCTATTCGGGTCGGTTCCTTTCGGTTCTGGTTCTTTCGGGTATAAGAAATTTAGACCCACAAGGTGCTTGTAAATTTTTGGTTTTGTTTCGGACCGGGTATTTTCGGATCGGTTCCGGTTCGGATTTTTGGGTCCATGTTTAAATGCCCAGGCCTAGCTCTATGCATAGATCTCATTTGACCTAGGACATGCGGTGCTATCTTTGGCTACACTGCTACCTGTAGAGGTTTGGATCGATTGTGGATAGAGACATAGCTGATTTTACTTTTCATAGACAACTTCTTCTTTGCACCTTTCTCCAACGTTCCTCTGTTTTGTCTTTCTGCTTTAGTGTAGAATACCGTTGGAGAGTTATGCTTTGGCGCGCATTCGTAATGGGGTTGCTCGAGTTCTGGCCCATTCGGTATTGTTGAGATCCAGTAGTAGCATTTGGTGAAGCCTTGGTTGCAGCTAGAGGGTTTGGTTTGACAGTCCCCCTCAAAGTTGGGGTGGATGGAATCACAGACCTTGAAAACCGTAAACAAAAAGAGGTATGCAGTATGCGATAAAAAATGAAGGATGAAAGCCAAAAGTGTGTGTTCTCGAAGAGTGAGGTCGAGCTGGAAGAAGAATGTGGAATCTGTATGGAGATGAATAACATGGTTGTGCTTCCAAACTGTACTCATTTTTTGTGCATCAAGTGTTATCGCGATTGCTAAGTCAGTTACTAAAAAGTGTTTTTCAAACCATTGAATGTATGACCTCTTTTTTGAAAAGGGTGATGTTTATTCTTAGGCGAGGGAGGTCAAAGTCATGTCCTTCCTGTAGAGACAGCCTTAAAAGAATGGACTCAGGTGATCTCTGGATGTTCTTGGACAAAAACGATACTGTGAATCCCTGTGCAATCGTGAGAGAGAATCAGAGGCGGTTGTTTGTCTACATTGAGAAGTTACCACTGGTGGTTCCGGATCAAGCGCTTGTCTCTTCTCCTTACTATTACCATGTGAGGTGAAAGATGAAAATAAAAGGCATGAACCGGTTCTGGTACATCTTTATCTGT
It encodes:
- the LOC106315048 gene encoding uncharacterized protein LOC106315048 translates to MKDESQKCVFSKSEVELEEECGICMEMNNMVVLPNCTHFLRGRSKSCPSCRDSLKRMDSGDLWMFLDKNDTVNPCAIVRENQRRLFVYIEKLPLVVPDQALVSSPYYYHVR